A genomic stretch from Tenrec ecaudatus isolate mTenEca1 chromosome 17, mTenEca1.hap1, whole genome shotgun sequence includes:
- the MAP2K1 gene encoding dual specificity mitogen-activated protein kinase kinase 1 isoform X2, whose product MPKKKPTPIQLNPAPDGSAVNGTSSAETNLEALQKKLEELELDEQQRKRLEAFLTQKQKVGELKGDDFEKISELGAGNGGVVFKVSHKPSGLVMARKLIHLEIKPAIRNQIIRELQVLHECNSPYIVGFYGAFYSDGEISICMEHMDGGSLDQVLKKAGRIPEQILGKVSIAVIKGLTYLREKHKIMHRDVKPSNILVNSRGEIKLCDFGVSGQLIDSMANSFVGTRSYMSPERLQGTHYSVQSDIWSMGLSLVEMAVGRYPIPPPDAKELELLFGCHVEGDAAETPPRPRTPGRPLSSYGMDNRPPMAIFELLDYIVNEPPPKLPSGVFSVEFQDFVNKCLIKNPAERADLKQLMVHAFIKRSDAEEVDFAGWLCSTIGLNQPSTPTHAAGV is encoded by the exons GACGAACCTGGAGGCCTTGCAGAAGAAGCtggaggagctggagctggatGAGCAACAGCGGAAGCGCCTGGAGGCCTTTCTGACCCAGAAGCAGAAGGTGGGCGAACTGAAGGGCGACGACTTCGAGAAGATCAGTGAGCTGGGCGCTGGCAATGGCGGAGTGGTGTTCAAGGTCTCTCACAAGCCGTCGGGCCTGGTCATGGCCAGAAAG CTCATTCACCTGGAGATCAAACCGGCCATCCGGAACCAGATCATACGGGAGCTGCAGGTGCTGCATGAGTGCAACTCGCCCTACATCGTGGGCTTCTACGGGGCCTTCTACAGCGACGGCGAGATCAGCATCTGCATGGAGCACATG GATGGGGGTTCCTTGGATCAAGTCCTGAAGAAAGCCGGGAGGATTCCTGAACAAATTCTAGGGAAAGTCAGCATTGCT GTGATCAAGGGGCTGACCTACCTCAGAGAGAAGCACAAGATTATGCACAGAG ATGTGAAGCCCTCCAACATCCTGGTGAATTCCCGTGGGGAGATCAAACTCTGTGACTTCGGGGTCAGTGGACAGCTCATCGACTCCATGGCCAACTCCTTTGTGGGCACAAGGTCCTATATGTCG CCCGAACGACTGCAGGGCACTCACTACTCGGTGCAGTCGGACATCTGGAGCATGGGGCTCTCTCTGGTGGAAATGGCGGTGGGCAGGTACCCCATCCCTCCTCCAGATGCCAAGGAGCTGGAGCTGTTGTTTGGGTGCCACGTGGAGGGAGATGCAGCCGAGACCCCGCCCAGGCCGAGGACCCCTGGGAGGCCCCTCAGCT CTTATGGAATGGACAACCGACCTCCCATGGCGATTTTCGAGTTGCTGGATTACATCGTCAATGAG CCGCCTCCAAAACTGCCCAGTGGAGTGTTCAGTGTGGAGTTTCAAGACTTTGTGAACAAATG CCTCATAAAGAACCCTGCCGAGAGAGCAGACTTGAAGCAGCTCATG GTCCACGCGTTCATCAAGAGGTCGGATGCCGAAGAAGTGGATTTTGCAGGCTGGCTCTGCTCCACCATTGGCCTTAACCAGCCCAGCACCCCCACGCACGCGGCTGGCGTCTAA